CTGGGATGCAGGCTTAGAGAGCGCCTGCATCGTCGTCATCGATTGGCGCCCCGTCCCGAAAACGCGCATCCTGCGCTAGTTGCGCTGCTTCAGCAGCGCGGCCAGCGGGTCCATACTTGGCCAGATAATCATAAACGGCATAAGTCAGTGCTTCACATCCTTGCCCATTCAGCGCAGAAATGCCAAACACCGGCCCTTCCCAGCCAAAACGCTGCACAAATTCTGCAATCCGCGCCGCGCGCAAATCTTCTGGCAGCATATCAATTTTGTTAAGCACCAACCAACGCGGCTTAGCATAAAGCTCCGCATCGTATTTACGCAGCTCATTCACAATCGCCTGTGCTTCTGCAACCGGATCTACGCCTTCATCAAAAGGCGCTATATCCACTAAATGCAATAACACGCTAGTGCGCTGCAAATGCCGCAAAAAACGATGGCCGAGTCCAGCCCCTTCAGCGGCGCCCTCAATCAGGCCTGGAATATCCGCAATCACAAAACTTTTACTAGGACCAACCCGCACCACGCCTAAATTAGGTGCAAGCGTGGTAAATGGATAGTCGGCTATTTTTGGGCGAGCATTGGAAACTGACGCGATAAAAGTCGATTTACCCGCATTCGGCATACCTAATAGGCCGACATCCGCCAAGACTTTCAATTCCAAGCGAAGCAGGCGATATTCGCCCTCTTTGCCTTCGGTCTTTTGGCGCGGCGCGCGATTCGTGCTTGATTTAAAATGAAGGTTACCTAACCCGCCACTCCCGCCTTGAGCAAGCGTGACGCGCTGTTCATGCTCAGTCAGATCAGCAATGGTTTCGCCGGTGTTAAGATCCGTAATGATCGTACCCACAGGCATGCGCAGCGTAATATCTTCGCCGCTTTTTCCATAACAATCCGCGCCACGCCCGTTCTGGCCTCTGCCCCCCTGATGCTTTTTAGCATAGCGGTAATCAATCAAAGTATTAATGTTACGGTCGGCAATAGCATAGATACTGCCGCCTCGCCCACCATCCCCCCCATCCGGCCCGCCAAATGGGATGAATTTCTCGCGCCGCATCGATGCGCTGCCGTTACCACCATCGCCACCGAAGGCTTCTATCTTTACTTCATCAATGAATTTCATTGCTTTTATTCAATCCGCTTTAATTACCCATGCACCTAAAAAAATAGGTTACCAATCCATTGTAGTTCTAAAATTGACCATAGTTTGCATCATTTGGCCCGCCTACGCCTCGCGGGGCGACTCGCTACAGTACAACCCGCCACGGATTATGTTGACTGCATTAATGCAAAAGGCCCCACCTACTGGCGGAGCCTTTTGCATTGAGCCGGAAAAACCGGATGATAACGTGATCTGCGTTAAGCAGCTACGGCAACCACGTTGACCATCTTTTTGCTCGCTTTACCTTTAATCGTGAAGCGTACGTGACCATCAGTCAACGCAAACAGCGTGTGATCTTTACCAATGCCAACATTCTCGCCTGGATGCATACGCGTTCCGCGCTGGCGCACAATAATGCCGCCTGCATTGATTGCTTGGCCGCCATATACCTTAACGCCAAGCCGTTTTGACTCTGAGTCGCGGCCATTACGTGATGACCCGCCTGCTTTTTTGTGTGCCATGAGTAACTCCTTAGACCGCTTTAACCGTTAATTGCGTCAATGCGCACTTCGGTATAGTTCTGCCGATGGCCAGCATGCCTTTGATAGTGCTTGCGACGGCGCATTTTGAAGATGGTAACCTTCTGATGCCGCCCTTGGGCAACCACGGTAGCCTTGACGCTAGCTCCACTCACCAGTGGCGCGCCGAATCGGATTGATTCGCCTTCGCCAATTGCTAATACCTGGTCGAGAGTCACTTCTGCGCCAATGTCTGCCGGTATCTGTTCTATTTTCAATTTTTCACCGGCCGCAACTTTATATTGCTTGCCACCGGTTTTTATGACCGCGTACATTGTTGTACCTCATGAATAAATTAAACGTTTAGTTTCTTCGCCTTTCTTGAACGCGAAAAACGCGCTATTGTAACGTGATCTGAAAAAGGAGTCAAAAAGACAAATTAGGACGGACGGTCAAACACATCCGGCCATGCCGGCTTTATCTTTTATAAAAAACCTTAGGCGCATCTACCACAACTCTATTTAGCAACTGAATCACTCAATGATAAAATACCCGCCACAAAGAATTATCATATCCGTCGGCTAGATAAAATCTAGTCTACCCCTATTGATACAAATGGAGTCCCGGGTGGCTTTAAAACATATTTTTCACCGCATCTTAGCGGCCTTGCTAATCAGTAGCGGCGGGTTATTCAATAGCGCGCACGCTGAAATTCCAACGCCACAAGCCCCAGATACAATTGCTGCGCGCGTACAAGCCTGCGCCATCTGTCATGGTAATCAAGGGGAAGGCACCGACAACGACTACTTTCCTCGTTTAGCCGGCAAACCAGCCGATTACCTATACAATCAGTTGAAGCATTTTCGTGAGGGACGGCGTAAATATGCGCCGATGAATTACCTCGTGACGTATCTTTCTGATGATTATTTACGCGAAATCGCAGT
The Mycoavidus cysteinexigens genome window above contains:
- the rplU gene encoding 50S ribosomal protein L21: MYAVIKTGGKQYKVAAGEKLKIEQIPADIGAEVTLDQVLAIGEGESIRFGAPLVSGASVKATVVAQGRHQKVTIFKMRRRKHYQRHAGHRQNYTEVRIDAING
- the obgE gene encoding GTPase ObgE; this encodes MKFIDEVKIEAFGGDGGNGSASMRREKFIPFGGPDGGDGGRGGSIYAIADRNINTLIDYRYAKKHQGGRGQNGRGADCYGKSGEDITLRMPVGTIITDLNTGETIADLTEHEQRVTLAQGGSGGLGNLHFKSSTNRAPRQKTEGKEGEYRLLRLELKVLADVGLLGMPNAGKSTFIASVSNARPKIADYPFTTLAPNLGVVRVGPSKSFVIADIPGLIEGAAEGAGLGHRFLRHLQRTSVLLHLVDIAPFDEGVDPVAEAQAIVNELRKYDAELYAKPRWLVLNKIDMLPEDLRAARIAEFVQRFGWEGPVFGISALNGQGCEALTYAVYDYLAKYGPAGRAAEAAQLAQDARFRDGAPIDDDDAGAL
- the rpmA gene encoding 50S ribosomal protein L27; its protein translation is MAHKKAGGSSRNGRDSESKRLGVKVYGGQAINAGGIIVRQRGTRMHPGENVGIGKDHTLFALTDGHVRFTIKGKASKKMVNVVAVAA